CGAGCCAGACTATCAGTTTCATCTGACAATGGGGCTAGACGCCCAATGCAAGGTGAAGGAAACTCGATGCCAGACTACTAAACTTACCCAACAAGGGAGCTGGACGCCCAATGTCAAGTAGAGGAAGCGCAAGGCGAGTTTATCAGTTTCATCCTATAAGGGAGTAGACAACAAACGGTCATACTTCCATCTATTCTCAAGAAGGAATGATCAAGGCTTTACCGCCTCACTCAAGAAGAAAAGAGCGGTGTCCAAGGCCAAGTTTCCAATCTTACTGAAGGAGGTCAAAGGAAGAGGACCATCGAGGTCTTACTTCAGTAGTTTAGTTACAAGAGGTGGACGACCAAGACTAGGCACAGGACCACCAGGtcataccttcagtcacaagtaGACGACCAAGGCTACTCACATAGTCAAACTAATCGGAGGAAAAGATAGgcccacttgaagaaaacaaccccacCACTTTACACTTGAATTTCAACGGAACTTCCGTTGACTCGTTGATGCCGAAATAGGCATCAACAGGGTCCTAAGAATGTCTTCTAGAAACACAATGTACTATCTACTATTCATTCTTTCTTTAGTTATAGAGTAGACAATTTTGAATGGATAATGCAGAATAGAATCATATGAATAATTGTATGATATTCCATCTAGCTAGGGTTGGTTTTCTCTTCTCCAGGAAAGAGAGAGACAAAATAAAGCAGATGAATGGGGATTGAATAGCACAGACACCATTCCGAAGCAATGGAAAGAAGGCACCACAATTTAGTCAACTAGAAGAACTAGCAAGGAAGCAAACTTTTGCTCAAAAGCAAAGGTCAGCTCAGGAGAAAGAGCTTCAAGACTGTAAATCCACCTTACGATCAATGCCGGCCACCCACCAAGAGAAGATCGAACCCAGACTTTTCTTTATTATCATATTGCGCTTTGCTCGGTATGGAGATAAGAGCTCTGAACCGAACCCGCAAAAACGAGATCTCTACTCCAAGAACCTTTGCTTGTGGTTTAGGGCACTGGAGGTGTGTCAACTTTCACTAAAAAGAAGGTGTAGCTAGGTTACCAAGAAAACGCTCCGAAGGAGGATCCCTTTCGCTAGTTGCAGCCTGATCTTTTGGGTATGACATCAGGCTACTTCCAATATGTACGTCATCAAAGTATAATCGGCCCCATATGTATGGCTTCGGTTCCTTTTTCATTAAGTCGGCACAGATGCTTCCCCAACCTTTATGAAAACGACTGCTGACTTGATATTCAGGAAAAAGAGTACTCACCCTTTTTTCTAGCTGATACTTGGTCTCTTCGCGAGAAATTAGACCTATCTCATAATCGACCCATTCCAACCCCTGCCTACCTTCTGTTCACTCATCTGCCTCCACTAAGTTGAATGTCCAAcaatttactatggacacccatagTTCTTCCAACGTAGAAATAAGAAGCGTGCTCAGTTAAAGGCAATTATACTATATATTATCAAATCTATCTCACTGGACCAAATTATCTGAAGAAGAAACCACTTAGTTTTCGGAGCTATAACATGTCCAAcaatttactatggacacccatatTTCTTCCATGTATAACCAAATCTATCTCACTTGACCAAGTTACTACTTAATCTATAACATGCCCAACAATTTACTTTGGACATCCATAGTTCTTCCAACTTAGAAATAGGAAGCGAGCTCAATTAAAGGTATTATACTATATCCACCAAAAATATTTCAATAATTATATCCACACTATTCACAATCAAAAGCTATTACCAATTCTCTTTAAGCCTATAACAGACATCAATCAACGATGTACATTCCTCTCTAACATTccctctctaagagcaagttcaccagtTGGGTCAtcaggtcacccactattcactactttttagtgttaatttcaccctctaGGTCAtaagcacagtgtatttcgtgccctgggtcatgggcacagtgtattttgtgacccagagaatgaaaatatacactaaaaagtagtgaatagtagaTGACCatgtgacccaacgggtgaacttgctttaACCTGCCGGAGAATGCAAAAAAGATGTCAGAAGCAGTGAACTTGATGGTGGCCGACGTCACCCAAAAACTcaaatcatcaagactcaatcGACTTCAAAAACCAATTATATGAAGATGTAGAGCATAAAGAGTAGATCAAGTTTCATACCTCATGCATCATTGATTTCGGCCAAAGTTGCCCAAAAAACGTCAAAAGTGCGtcgaaaaatcagaaaattctggcttttgattctctctctactttagaccaaggttcgaaaaatcgctaggtgctagtcgggcggtgggatGGGGAGGAGCGCCCAGGCGGCTAGGCGGGtgcctaggcggcgcctaggcggttttgtattttttaatttttatagcttttatttatgtaattaaaaatatataaacttataaAAACTCAAAGAGTAATAAAATTGCACCAAAAAATCTAGAATATTCAAATTTTAAGAGAGTCCTAAATAAGCATACATAAAGATTAAAGACCAAAGTGATAAAATTGCACCTAGAATGTTCAAATTTTAAGAGAGTCCTAAATAAGCATCCACAAAGATTAAAGACTAAAGTTATAAAATTGTACCTAAAATGTTCAAATTTTAAGAGAGTCCTAAATAAGCATCCATAAAGATTAAAGACTAAAGTTATAAAATTGCACCTAGAATGTTCAAATTTTAAGAGTCCTAAATAAGCATACATAAAGAGTTAAAGACTAAAGTTATAAAATTGCACCTAGAATGTTCAAATTTTAAGAGTCCTAAATAAGCATACATAAAGAGTTAAAGACTAAAGTGATAAAACAATTGCAAGCCTAAATGGCTAAATCTCTAACTCTTCCTCTCCATATCCATCCAAGACTCCTTCGGTGTCGGACTCAAACTCaacatcctcttcttctccctccTCTTCCGTGTCCTCATCCAATACAAAATCTTCATCATGAAGCTCTCTTACCTCTACATTTCTAGAACTTCTCCTAAGCCCACTATCCACTCCCGAAGACTCTCCCTCAATTTCACTAATAATATCCgagtcatcttcttcatcaccacCATCCACAATCCACCCTTGAGCCTTGCTAGCTTCATTACCAAGTAGCACATCCACACCCAACTCTTGAGCCCTTCTCTTTTTGTTGATAATCTTGGCATTGAATTGGACATAGACTAAATTATTCAATCTTGAAGCATCTAGTCTATTCCTTTTCTTTGTATGGAtctacataaaaaaaatatatataaatatatattgataaGTTAGTAACAAATCAACCATTATGAGAGAGTATTATTCTAGGCATTTGAAAGAAAACACTTACTCCCTCAAAAGTACTCCAATTCCTCTCGCACCCGGATGAACTTGTAGTTAAAGAGAGTATTCTTCTAGCCATTTTTTGCAATTTGGGTGTTCCATTTCCATAATTGGACCACCATCCAACTACATATGCACAAAGccacaaacaaaacaataacaataagtaaacaaaataaatatcatgagttaaacaaaataaatatcatGCCTTCTAATTTTCACAGAATAATGAAAGTCTTAGTTTCTTACCCGGATCATACTTGTCATCATTCTTTGCACATCCCAACTTAGCTATTGCTCTTCCAAATCCACCCCCTTTGCTCTTATACATCAACAATTCTTCATTTGTCACCACACTTTGGGTCTCAAGGTCATCGGGATAGAACTTCTCCACACAAAGAAAGAACCCTTCCATGACAACATGATCATATTGAATGTCTTCATCCTTGTAGAAGTAATAGGGGTTCAAGAGATAAGCCGCCAAATGTAATGGATTATCAAGACGACCACGGGCTTTCTCATCAATAATCTCTATAATTGGCCGATAATTGGCCTCTTGATGTTTGAATGCCTCTTTAATGTCTTCCTTTGCCTTGAGTAATTCTCCATACAAAAAGCCCATTGATGGCTTTTTATCCCCATCCACAAGGCGAAGCACCTTAAACAAAGGAGCAAACACTTTCAAGCAAAGTGTTACCCCATTCCAAAAAGAGGTGCTCAATACGGTATTATATGCCGTTTTCCCCTTAGCACTCTTAGAATGTTTGCAAGCGGTCCAATCATCACAAGCAACCATACACCTCAATtcactcttcttctccatcaagCTTTGCAAAGTTAGAAAGGAAGTGGCAAATCTAGTGACTCCCGGCCTCACTATGTCTCTTTTCTTTGTATGCTTCCTCATCAAAGCCAATGTCTTGTGATGTGCATAGATAAAGATAGTGAATGCCTTTGCCTTCTCAATCACTCCTTTGAATTTTGGTTGGTTACCAATCCCTTGAAGCATGAGATTCAATGTATGAGTGGCACATGAAGTCCAAAATATATTTGGCCTCTTTATCTTCAACAAATTCCCCGCCGCCATATTGTTAGTAGCATTATCCGTCACTACTTGAACAACATTTTGTGCCCCAACTTCTTCAATGCATTTGTCAACATATTCAAAGATATAGGCCCCGGTGTGTGATTGATCCGAATCTTCCcttgaagaaagaaaagtagTGCCTTCCTTGCAATTAACACACAAGTTCATaatacttcttctttttcggtcACTCCAAGCATCGGTCATAATGGAACAACCATTCTTTGCCCACTCTTCTTCATGCTTCTTGAGTGAATTTTTCGTCCTCTCAACCTCTTCCTTCAACAATGGCTCTCTTAGTTGGTATTGAGTTGGAGGTCGGTAACCCGGGCCAAATTGACCAACCGCTTCTACAAATCTTTTGAAGCTATCATTATCAATGGCATGAAATGGAATGCCGGCTTCATACACCCACCTAGCCAACCATTGATGCACACTATGTGTTCTTTCCTTCCAAATTGCATCATTAATGTTTTGTTGACGCATCTTCTTGCTTCCATCAATTGAAGAATCGGGAGTGATTGAAGATGCAAACTTGTCCATAGGCCCAAGAAAGTGCGGCCTTTTTCTTGACAAACTTGGCCCTTCAATTTCTACATCTTCTACATCATGGGAATGAGTAACTTCAACTTCTTCCCTCACTTCCTTCTCATGCATATCCTTTTGCTTTCTCTTAAGTTTTGCTCCCTCTATTGCGGCTATACATTTGGCTTTATCGGCATCCGTAGAATTATTGCATGAGGCAACATTTCCCTTGATGTTGGCAATGTGTTGCTTCATTCGATGTATTCCACCACTAACCACTTTCCCACACAACTTACACTTCAACTTGTCTAAGTTGTGTGGATCCGCCAATACCGCAAAGTCCCATCCAACATCGGTTGACCCATGCCTCAATGATCTATCCACGTCATTAGTAGCATTAGATCCTCCGGAAGATGCCATCCTATTTTACCCTACcaataaacaaacaatgaaagcatgaaacaaataaaacaaaaacaataaaacaaataaacaaaaacaataaaagttataaaacaaataataaacaaacaatgaaacaaataaaacaaaaacaataaaacaaattcAACAATAAGAGTCTTCAAGTCTTCGGTCTTTGACAAAGACACAAAGTCGGTAAAAGTCTAAAACATATCAAGTTATCAACATTCAACAATAAACTCAACCAACAAGGCAACAAGTCAACAACAAACCAACAACTCAAAAGCCAACAACAAACCAACAGTTTCATACTTTCATTAGTTTCATATCTAGATTccagaagaaattgaaattcgcATACTAGCAGAGTAACGATGGCATTCATACAAATCAGATTTAGAGGCAGTAATTATCAACATTCAGCAACAAGCAGATTGattatcaaacattcaaacaatCAAACCCAGTTACCCAGATTATCACTTTTCTATTTTACCCAGATATCCAGAATACTAAACAATTAATTGGCATTCATCAATCTTCTGAAGCTGTAAAATTGAGCTTAGCCCAGCTCAAATAAGCTACTGCATACTCTCTTCTACCATATAAACcaatcaaattttcaaacttttctttcacttctcttccaaaacaatcaaaatttcacttttttctttcatcaatCAAATTCCGGAGCAAAACATAATCATCAAATCGCATCTGAATTCAATTTCTGAGATTAAAGATAAGAACTTACGAGAACTCCTGAAATGCATAGACGATTGGGTCTATTTTGGGAATGACAATCGCGAGTCTGAAGGCGGCGCGGAGCAGAGGAAGTCTGAGGTGGTGGAGCAGAGGCGCAATGGAGCTTCGGTGGCTCGGGGGGCTGCTGCGATGGCTCAGGGAGCTACTGTGGAAGGGCGCAATTGAGCTTCGGTGGCTTGGGGGAGCTGCGGTGGCTCAGGGAGCAGCAGTGGAAGCGTGGAGAAGACGAGGAGCTACAAAGCGAAAGCTGCGGTCTGATTTGGGATCGACGAAACTTCGTTTAGGTTTAGGTGTTTAGCAaacacattaaaaaaaaaaaaaaaaaaaaaaaaacctgcctAGACGCCCGAACCGCCCAGACCGCCTAACTTCTCTCCGCCTAATGCCGCCGATTCCCTCTTACTCGCCTCGGCCTCTCagcgcccagcgcctaggcggccgttttttagaacattgcttTAGACTAATGGACAAACCAATTTTAGGAGCAGAACGGCAGCGAAGAGACGATTCGATTGTCACTAGTTATCCACCGTGAAGTGGCCAAAAGGAGGATTTCCGGTCGGGTTGCTTTCACAGGTCGCTAGGTCGCGTATTCGGGGCTCAAGCTCTAGTTTTCTAGAGTGACCTAGGGTGTCtgatttgattttagggtttatatggtccaaatttaaaattaatttgACGACCCAGATCAACCAGTGGGTAAGTTGAACTGCTGAGATCGCATTACTCGATTTTTATTTTCCATTAAATAATTTCTATAATCCCGAACCTTcggaaaatcataataattagcTCGAGTGTTCGAAAAAATCCCTGAAAATTATATGAACTCGTCACGTAACGTACTTTATTATGAATCCTAAATTGAAAATCTCGCTTTcttgaaaattcaaaaaaatttcCCCAGTGTCCTTAACACTTATCGAGATTACAAATTAAATCTCGAATAATTTCACTTTaactctttatatatatatatatatatatatttgaggcTCATATTGTGGCATTATTATTGACCAAGAGTGATTGTGATTAGCGCAGGCAATTCGAGGTGCAGAATTTAGTTGTACTTTTGttactttcctttttttttttcctttccaaaaAACTACTGTTGTTGGGGTTTGGTTTTCAACTTTTGATGATATGATCTGTTGGTGGGTTTGGCCACCTGAAGTCATGGCAGCGATGTTGATGGTGCAGTAGGAGCTACAAGTTAGAAATGGCTTTCCTGTCATTGCTGTTACTTGGACATGGGCCTCTGGGTTTGGGTTTCAGTTTATGTGGGTTGGGCTTAATGCACTATGTTTAATTTGGGCTCATTGACATTGGTTCGGTTTGTTTGCGAATTGGATTTGTCAAGGGGTGCCTTGCCACTGCACCTATTATTTAATGATTTGGGTCGGCCTAGTCCAAGAGTTTGACTAACTTGGACGGTTTAGATCGTCTACAGTCTTTCAGTGCCAATTTTAATTTAGATCATGATAACAGTAGAGCTGGTAATTATTTTGTATTTGATTAGTGCATTTCATGCGGCTTATGAATTAGGAggtgctcctatttgtttgctaggaagtgATGTTATGTTCATCCCACAGTTGCGTCTAGGCTAACAGAGAACTAATCAATGATTTTTTCCAGGAAGACATagagttgttctttgtttatcAATTTGCTTAGCTAGGATTCTAGATTTTCTTGCCAGTTGTCTTGTTTAAGTACATGTATAACTCTAACCAATGATCATTGATTCTAATGATATTAAtttcaatataaataaaaaaaacctcaaACTTTGACCATAATTATTACTCAAATATACTATCACAACGAACAGACAATTCTAACACCCTAATGTTATAGAAAACGTTGAACACTTTGCAGCCTTCAcaaatccttttctttcatcCAACATCGTGTCCTCAAGATGTTGTCGTCAAAAAGGTCTGCTCTACTTTTATGTTTCTCAACAAGTGTATTGGGGTAGAGCTGCCGGTGCTGCCTTAAAAAGATCTAATTTTGGGCATCGAAGCTTTTGGTAAGAGGAAGTGCAGATAGCTATACTTTGGATGTAGCGCCATTGCTTATTTACTGTAAGTGCAGCGATATTGCTTCTTTTTTGGAAATTGCGATATTGCTTCTTTGTGATACTTAGGATTTGTTCCTTCCAGTATGTGGAAAAAAACGTGTCAGGGTTTTATGGTCGAAAATTTTCATATATTTACAACTCTATATTTTTTCATATATTTACTACTCTATATTAGTTTCCTCCAAAATTTCAATTGCATACTTTCATATAgctaaaaattgcataaatatgTCATAATCCCGTAAATGTTACAGAATCAAGTAACTTGACATATAATTGGTGTATCGagatatttatatttgttttgatTCTACAAGTGTGCTAGTTGGTCATCTCATTTTTAACTATGATCATCATATAAATTGGATTACTACCAAATGGAACAactcttttttttgttgaggTGATGAGAAAAGTTTTTCCTATAATTGGACCtatgggtcaaggacccaaaaaaaaaaaaaaaagtcatctaATCTTTGTTGAACTAAATTCATTAGGCCCAGACCACCTCAGTCCAATACTCCAATCTGGCAACCACTCACCGAACAAGGTTACAATTTAAACACCAAGGGCAATACCGTCCAATCAAccacctgaaaatagaaacactTGTACAAAGCCGTCGGATCTCCATCCCTCGATACGGAACCGTAGATATCTCTCGTGAGGAGCGCctctcaaatttcaaatctcaCTTCTCATCCCGCTCTCTTCCCAATTCTCTCAGTTCGTTCAATACACCCAGAGAGCCCAACATTTCCCAGTTCTAAATCCCCGTTCAAATTCGCATCACAGAGAGAGATACAGGgtctctgagagagagagagagagggagagaatcaCAGCGAAGCATTTTCGGGAGTGGATCTGGAACTAGCAGGACAAAATAGGTGCGTGCGACTCTCCCTCCGGCCCTCGATTCAGAATGTCCGGCCGTCACGAGAAGGAGAAAGGCGTCAACGTCCAGGTCCTTCTTCGATGCAGGTATTTCGCAATCTCCGATGTTCTTTTTCGCTtgtctagggttagggttttgaagATTAGATTAGATTTGGGGGAACCGTTTTGAAATCCACAATTTCTCGGTGATTTCGAACTCTTTTTCTAGGCCGTTTAGTGACGATGAGTTGCGGAGCAACGCGCCGCAGGTGATAACATGTAATGAGTACCAGAGAGAAGTGGCCGTGTCTCAGAGCATTGCAGGGAAGCATATCGATAGGGTTTTCACTTTCGATAAGGTTATAAACTCAAACCGGAACGATCTTTTGTTTCATGCTGAATTTGTGTTGAATAGTTGttaaaaatttgaattttttgttgCTTGTGTTTGTAGGTTTTTGGTCCTAATGCGCAGCAGAGAGATCTTTATGACCAAGCTGTGATTCCGATAGTAAATGAAGTCTTGGAAGGGTTCAACTGCACCATTTTTGCTTACGGGCAAACTGGTACAGGGAAGACTTACACAATGGAGGGTGAATGCAAAAAGGCAAAGGTATAGTTTGCGTGTCTAGTTATCAGTTcaagttgagtatcgatgattCAATATATTGTGTTGATGTTATGTGAAATTGTAACAGAGTGGGCCAAATGGAGAATTGCCTCCTGGAGCTGGAGTTATTCCGAGGGCTGTCCAGCAGATTTTTGATACCCTTGAGGGCCAGTGCACAGAGTACAGTGTAAAAGTTACTTTTTTAGAGCTTTACAATGAGGAGATTACCGATCTTCTTGCCCCAGAAGAACTGTCTAGAGTTCCTGCAGAGGAGAAGCAGAAAAAGCAGTTGCCtctaatggaggatgggaaaGGTGGAGTCCTCGTAAGAGGTCTGGAGGAGGAAATTGTGACGAGTGCCAGTGAGATTTTCACTCTTCTTGAAAGAGGGTCTGCGAAACGTCGCACTGCTGAAACTTTATTGAACAAACAATCTAGGTAATGCTTGTTTTACTTTCTTCCTAGAATATGTCAAACTTTTCTGTGTGTTACTGAAAAATTGTTTTGTTACTTTCAGTCGGTCACATTCTCTCTTTTCCATCACGATACACATTAAGGAAGCAACCCCAGAAGGTGAGGAGCTGATCAAGTGCGGAAAGTTGAACTTAGTAGACTTGGCTGGCTCAGAAAACATATCTCGTTCTGGTGCTAGAGAGGTGCATAAATTTATTTGACTGCCCAATAAATTTTATTGTTAGGAAGAGCTGGATCTAACTTTGAAACTGTTTTGCTTGATGCTTGTATCACCTACTGGTTCCCAGGGTCGTGCACGAGAAGCTGGAGAAATCAACAAAAGTTTACTGACTTTAGGGCGAGTAATCAATGCTTTGGTGGAGCATCTTGGACATGTTCCATACAGGTTGGGAATGcactcttttgtttttatttatatgCCTATGGTCATCCTACTTCCCATTGTCTAATGACAGAATTGTATATGAAATTAGGGATAGCAAGCTTACTAGGTTACTTCGCGATTCGCTTGGCGGAAGAACCAAGACTTGCATAATTGCTACAGTCTCACCAGCTGTCCATTGTCTGGAAGAAACCCTGAGCACATTGGATTATGCACACAGGgccaaaaatattaaaaataagCCTGAGGTTTGTTATTTACTATTGGCACTAGAGTGTTGATCTAAGATGTTTTAAATAATGTATTCCTATTCAAGATTTTcatattgttttgaattttaaaCAAATGGGCCTAAGAATTATTACGCTGAAGACATTTGTTCTAATAGGGCTTTGTAGGCCAACTTATTTTTCAGTCATTGGCGCAATGCTTTCTGTAAAATTTATATTGTTACTGTTGAACTACGAGTAGTTTTAATGTTGCTTACTATGATTAAACATAGTAGCTCTGTTTTAAGTGTACTTTTTTGTGGTTATATGTAGGTGAATCAAAAGATGATGAAATCAACACTTATCAAGGATCTTTATGGGGAAATTGAACGACTTAAGGCAGGTCAGAATCGTTAGGTACTTGGTATTATTATAGTTGTGAGGTAGAGTTGTCTCTGTAATCTGAAGTAGCTGATTAAATTGTGATTCTG
Above is a genomic segment from Rosa chinensis cultivar Old Blush chromosome 3, RchiOBHm-V2, whole genome shotgun sequence containing:
- the LOC112194263 gene encoding uncharacterized protein LOC112194263, producing MASSGGSNATNDVDRSLRHGSTDVGWDFAVLADPHNLDKLKCKLCGKVVSGGIHRMKQHIANIKGNVASCNNSTDADKAKCIAAIEGAKLKRKQKDMHEKEVREEVEVTHSHDVEDVEIEGPSLSRKRPHFLGPMDKFASSITPDSSIDGSKKMRQQNINDAIWKERTHSVHQWLARWVYEAGIPFHAIDNDSFKRFVEAVGQFGPGYRPPTQYQLREPLLKEEVERTKNSLKKHEEEWAKNGCSIMTDAWSDRKRRSIMNLCVNCKEGTTFLSSREDSDQSHTGAYIFEYVDKCIEEVGAQNVVQVVTDNATNNMAAGNLLKIKRPNIFWTSCATHTLNLMLQGIGNQPKFKGVIEKAKAFTIFIYAHHKTLALMRKHTKKRDIVRPGVTRFATSFLTLQSLMEKKSELRCASPCGWG
- the LOC112191710 gene encoding uncharacterized protein LOC112191710 yields the protein MGFLYGELLKAKEDIKEAFKHQEANYRPIIEIIDEKARGRLDNPLHLAAYLLNPYYFYKDEDIQYDHVVMEGFFLCVEKFYPDDLETQSVVTNEELLMYKSKGGGFGRAIAKLGCAKNDDKYDPVGWWSNYGNGTPKLQKMARRILSLTTSSSGCERNWSTFEGIHTKKRNRLDASRLNNLVYVQFNAKIINKKRRAQELGVDVLLGNEASKAQGWIVDGGDEEDDSDIISEIEGESSGVDSGLRRSSRNVEVRELHDEDFVLDEDTEEEGEEEDVEFESDTEGVLDGYGEEELEI